From a single Oceanobacillus kimchii X50 genomic region:
- a CDS encoding restriction endonuclease PLD domain-containing protein, translating to MFLNNQPFRHRESYKQMLSSTGSLSNLFSESDSPYLVSRNVENAFCEALGADNLGRSDCSADASKDNIGIGIKTFLHGNGKTLQKIAEFNKDSDLYRGKSPKELILTIANLRNERIKFTKRTYNIDSMVYHCVTRKPNKIMIFEESMDLIQAESIKILKVSNNGNTISFIDGLHEYSFNITKSTLYKRFITEKCIEEINVKILEKPYQELAKLFGFEIIPNQTKPIIANPYENLEFIILPLFSDRGSKRHVPEKSGLNQWNASGRTRNPNEIYIPIPRWIHREYHLFFPPRDKPFQLRLPDKTILSAKVCQDNSKALMSNPNKSLGEWLLRQVMNLKEKELLTYDVLEKLNIDSVIVHKHDDHNYSIDFCEMGSYDEFENRNP from the coding sequence ATGTTCCTTAACAACCAACCATTTAGACATAGGGAATCTTACAAACAAATGCTTAGCTCAACAGGTTCTTTATCTAATTTATTTTCTGAGAGCGATTCACCTTATTTAGTTTCAAGAAATGTTGAGAATGCTTTTTGTGAAGCGTTGGGGGCAGATAACCTTGGAAGATCGGATTGTTCTGCTGATGCTTCAAAAGACAATATTGGAATCGGAATCAAAACTTTTTTACATGGGAATGGAAAGACATTGCAAAAGATAGCTGAATTTAATAAAGATTCAGATCTATATCGCGGAAAATCTCCCAAAGAACTTATATTAACTATTGCTAATCTTCGTAATGAGAGAATCAAGTTCACTAAAAGAACATATAACATTGATTCAATGGTATATCACTGTGTAACTAGAAAACCAAATAAAATAATGATTTTTGAAGAGTCAATGGACTTAATTCAAGCTGAGTCTATAAAAATCTTAAAGGTAAGCAACAATGGCAATACAATATCATTTATAGATGGTTTACATGAATATAGTTTTAACATTACTAAAAGCACTTTGTATAAACGATTTATAACAGAAAAGTGTATAGAAGAAATTAACGTCAAAATTCTTGAAAAACCTTATCAAGAGCTAGCTAAATTATTTGGGTTTGAAATTATACCAAATCAAACAAAACCGATAATTGCCAATCCATATGAAAATCTGGAATTTATAATTTTACCGCTTTTTTCAGATCGTGGTTCAAAACGTCACGTTCCAGAAAAAAGTGGACTTAACCAATGGAATGCTTCAGGACGAACGAGAAACCCTAATGAAATATATATACCAATTCCTAGATGGATTCATAGGGAATATCACTTGTTTTTCCCTCCTCGTGACAAACCTTTTCAATTACGTTTACCAGATAAAACAATTTTATCTGCAAAAGTATGTCAAGACAACAGCAAAGCACTTATGTCTAACCCAAACAAATCACTTGGAGAATGGCTACTAAGACAAGTTATGAATTTAAAAGAAAAAGAATTACTAACATATGATGTGCTAGAAAAATTAAACATAGATTCAGTAATTGTCCATAAACATGATGATCATAATTACTCCATTGACTTTTGTGAAATGGGTTCCTATGACGAATTTGAAAATAGGAACCCATAA
- a CDS encoding helix-turn-helix domain-containing protein: MIPFLGNRIQNARETRGLSSSNIAKKVGVTKSTWSLYESENRVPSLETFKRISETLNVSADYLLGFEDNLKSLKEEK; this comes from the coding sequence ATGATACCTTTTTTAGGAAATCGAATACAGAATGCAAGAGAAACTCGGGGATTATCATCCAGTAATATTGCTAAAAAAGTAGGTGTTACAAAAAGTACGTGGTCATTATATGAAAGTGAAAACAGAGTCCCTTCCTTAGAAACATTTAAAAGAATTTCAGAGACATTAAATGTTTCTGCAGACTATCTACTGGGATTTGAAGATAACTTAAAATCATTAAAGGAGGAAAAATAA
- a CDS encoding DNA cytosine methyltransferase: MTYRVGSMFAGIGGTCLGFAQAGAEIAWANEIDKNACITYRNYFGNSYLEEGDITKIDKRQIPEIDILIAGFPCQAFSIAGYRKGFEDDRGNVFFQILEVLKAQEEVYGHLPQAIMLENVKNLFTHDKGNTFKVIREALETFGYFVKAEVLNSMEYGNVPQNRERIYIVGFQDKSQADSFIFPDPIPLTNKLDDVIDRSKKVDSRYYYDESSQYYKMLKESMVNKNTTYQLRRIYVRENRSNVSPTLTANMGTGGHNVPLILDNEDNIRKLLPEECLLLQGFPKDYHYPEGMANTHKYKQAGNSVTVPVVKRIATQIITTLNGKKEENQVYKYITAT; encoded by the coding sequence TTGACTTATCGTGTAGGAAGTATGTTTGCAGGTATTGGAGGAACTTGTTTGGGATTTGCTCAAGCAGGAGCTGAAATTGCATGGGCAAATGAAATAGATAAAAATGCTTGTATTACTTATAGAAATTATTTTGGGAATTCTTATCTAGAAGAAGGTGATATTACTAAAATAGATAAACGTCAAATTCCAGAAATAGATATATTAATTGCTGGTTTTCCATGTCAGGCTTTTTCTATAGCAGGTTATCGTAAAGGATTTGAAGATGACAGGGGAAATGTGTTCTTTCAGATATTGGAAGTATTGAAAGCACAGGAAGAAGTGTATGGACATTTACCGCAAGCAATAATGTTAGAAAATGTGAAAAACCTATTTACTCATGATAAAGGTAATACATTTAAAGTAATAAGAGAGGCATTAGAGACATTTGGGTATTTTGTCAAAGCTGAAGTGCTCAATTCGATGGAATACGGAAATGTTCCTCAAAACAGAGAAAGAATTTATATTGTGGGGTTTCAAGATAAAAGTCAAGCTGATAGTTTTATTTTTCCAGACCCGATTCCTCTAACTAATAAACTTGATGATGTAATTGATAGAAGCAAGAAAGTAGACAGTCGTTATTATTACGATGAATCCTCACAGTATTATAAGATGTTAAAGGAATCTATGGTAAATAAAAATACAACTTATCAATTAAGACGAATATATGTTAGAGAAAATAGAAGCAATGTTTCTCCAACATTAACAGCTAACATGGGGACAGGTGGACATAATGTACCTCTTATACTTGATAATGAAGATAATATAAGAAAATTATTGCCAGAAGAATGTTTACTACTGCAAGGTTTTCCAAAAGACTATCATTATCCAGAAGGTATGGCAAATACGCATAAATATAAACAAGCTGGAAACTCAGTTACCGTTCCAGTGGTAAAGAGAATTGCGACACAGATTATTACGACATTGAATGGAAAAAAAGAAGAAAATCAAGTATATAAATATATAACTGCCACTTAA
- a CDS encoding Shedu immune nuclease family protein: protein MNLIIKSTSRNSGIGDDIILRQTESTRLVFRPEIVNNTSNSNASIKGSFNFQKKRKNGNWEDHKEFENNKLRADEWIKLTINTEETLKLFNELKKYYKVHEEYGVRQGSYTIYKANPELEKILSLFESNNKIFTQLLDDDKSDVLEKTLEWIVNNENSDKMLDKLSKLQGNELDQLNTLVGLTNLKKLLVIWEANKDNDLEKFWQDLLKEHTWILSQLFSNPTVLIDNEVYVGGKTTSNDNGKLVDFLYANPFSKDAVLIEIKTPTTPLINNAQYRTGVYSAHKELIGAITQVLTYKGALQKEYSNILVNNINNGRNTEFDVINPICVVIAGRFDNLKEISHKHSFELYRKELKTVIVITFDELFKKVENLIDLLEK from the coding sequence ATGAATCTTATTATTAAATCAACTTCCAGAAACTCAGGTATTGGTGATGATATTATCCTAAGACAAACAGAGAGTACTAGACTTGTATTTCGACCTGAGATTGTAAACAATACAAGTAACTCTAATGCGTCTATTAAAGGTAGTTTTAATTTTCAAAAAAAGAGAAAAAATGGGAATTGGGAAGATCATAAGGAGTTTGAGAATAATAAGCTTAGGGCTGATGAATGGATTAAACTTACCATTAATACAGAAGAGACTTTAAAGCTCTTTAATGAACTAAAGAAATATTATAAAGTACATGAAGAATATGGAGTAAGACAGGGAAGTTATACAATTTATAAAGCTAATCCTGAACTTGAAAAAATTTTATCTTTGTTTGAGAGTAATAATAAAATATTTACTCAACTTTTAGATGATGACAAGAGTGATGTGTTGGAGAAAACATTAGAGTGGATTGTTAATAATGAAAACTCTGATAAGATGTTAGACAAACTTAGCAAGTTACAGGGAAATGAGTTAGATCAATTAAATACTCTTGTTGGACTGACTAATCTCAAGAAATTGTTAGTAATTTGGGAAGCGAACAAAGACAATGATTTAGAGAAGTTTTGGCAAGACTTATTAAAAGAACATACATGGATATTAAGTCAGTTATTTTCGAACCCTACTGTATTAATTGATAATGAAGTATATGTTGGAGGGAAAACAACTAGCAATGATAATGGTAAGTTAGTTGATTTCTTGTATGCTAACCCTTTTTCTAAAGATGCTGTTTTGATTGAAATCAAAACACCAACAACTCCACTAATTAATAATGCTCAGTATAGAACAGGGGTATACTCAGCCCATAAAGAGCTTATAGGTGCTATTACCCAAGTTCTAACATACAAAGGTGCTCTACAGAAAGAATACTCAAATATACTTGTTAACAATATTAATAATGGTAGAAATACAGAATTTGATGTAATTAATCCTATTTGTGTAGTCATAGCAGGTAGGTTTGATAATTTAAAAGAAATAAGTCATAAACATTCATTTGAACTATATAGAAAAGAACTGAAAACAGTAATAGTAATAACATTTGATGAGTTATTTAAGAAAGTTGAAAATTTGATAGATTTATTAGAAAAATAA
- a CDS encoding metallophosphoesterase family protein: MKSNKIESSLIVAKKHIPFIATKTEDVLPSEFVARFELYPENKRRPVNKILFRNDYFQLTYSMKKKDLVISSRGDIVYSAIPYDTARNYIQRATIQYLLHPEEVREYIKMHKGNLEKYIMLSIFQVTKKRVDKNSFEVKQAYNAIFQDPLFEIQILGRLLQHDETGPISANLAGKFLFSENVYTGISEYIFEYLNFVVQLTKSLPIRTDGKSVKLLETNLLKRSFTNNRTKNQFLTNKSDIKLALSIIPQVEKVNTENPIVIAKQSLHLNDKPILRSRSGEEISQFRKKYIPHSVHPKEAEKYFENVLSTENTNLLNVVSDVHTMDGKLPFVNKNFNILVGDISDSRVTNEDIKGIYVIGNHELVDVLPDNNNIEELQGKKWSPFLNSEWFKQLLENPDESWYMLPVGNHKFYEVVKVELEKRFPQLNVLHNNHIVHEGVRYIGLTIPVALVKRKKEQQKFILKSLKKLLNNDYDIPTIIVSHAPLFNELSMLSIKSKAYNKDYNLSEPKIEKLFKEYNIIGAIHGHHHIPASSGQSKIVKFASKELFVVCSIYSKMNTGFELMNLINPKLTN, translated from the coding sequence ATGAAATCTAATAAAATAGAAAGTTCTTTAATCGTCGCTAAAAAGCATATCCCTTTTATAGCAACAAAAACTGAGGATGTACTACCGTCAGAATTTGTTGCACGTTTCGAACTTTATCCAGAAAATAAACGAAGACCTGTCAACAAAATTTTGTTTAGAAACGATTACTTTCAATTGACATATAGTATGAAGAAAAAAGATTTGGTTATATCGTCCAGAGGAGATATTGTCTATTCAGCTATTCCTTATGATACAGCTAGGAACTATATCCAACGTGCAACTATACAGTACTTACTCCATCCAGAAGAGGTACGAGAGTATATTAAAATGCATAAAGGTAATTTAGAAAAATACATTATGCTTAGTATTTTTCAAGTCACAAAAAAACGTGTTGATAAAAACTCTTTTGAAGTTAAACAAGCTTATAATGCAATATTTCAAGATCCATTATTTGAGATTCAAATTCTTGGGCGACTACTGCAACATGATGAAACTGGGCCGATTTCTGCAAATCTAGCAGGTAAGTTCTTGTTTAGTGAGAATGTATACACAGGAATATCTGAGTATATTTTCGAATATCTTAACTTTGTCGTTCAACTTACTAAATCTTTACCAATAAGAACTGATGGAAAAAGTGTTAAATTATTAGAAACAAATCTTTTAAAGCGATCTTTTACCAATAATAGAACTAAGAATCAGTTTTTAACCAATAAATCAGATATAAAACTAGCATTGAGTATAATACCTCAAGTAGAAAAGGTAAATACAGAAAATCCAATCGTGATTGCCAAACAGTCCTTGCATTTAAATGATAAGCCGATTTTACGATCCAGGTCAGGGGAAGAAATTTCTCAATTTAGAAAAAAATATATTCCGCATAGTGTTCATCCTAAAGAAGCAGAAAAATATTTTGAAAATGTTCTTTCAACAGAGAATACAAATTTATTGAATGTTGTTTCTGATGTCCACACTATGGACGGGAAGCTTCCATTCGTTAACAAGAATTTCAATATATTGGTAGGGGATATTTCAGATTCTCGTGTAACAAACGAAGATATTAAAGGTATTTATGTAATTGGAAATCATGAATTAGTAGATGTATTGCCGGATAATAATAATATAGAAGAACTGCAAGGAAAGAAATGGAGTCCATTTTTGAATAGTGAATGGTTTAAACAACTTTTAGAAAATCCTGATGAGTCATGGTACATGTTGCCTGTGGGTAACCATAAATTTTACGAGGTAGTAAAGGTTGAACTTGAAAAAAGATTTCCACAATTAAACGTATTACATAACAATCATATAGTTCATGAAGGAGTCCGATATATCGGACTTACAATACCTGTTGCTTTAGTTAAGAGAAAGAAAGAGCAACAAAAATTTATTCTTAAATCATTAAAAAAATTACTAAACAACGATTATGATATTCCAACAATAATAGTCTCACATGCGCCACTATTTAATGAACTGAGTATGCTTTCAATAAAAAGTAAAGCGTATAATAAGGATTACAATTTGTCCGAACCTAAAATTGAAAAATTATTTAAGGAATATAATATAATCGGAGCCATACATGGCCATCACCATATACCAGCGTCATCTGGCCAAAGCAAAATTGTGAAATTTGCAAGCAAAGAGCTATTTGTGGTGTGCTCAATTTATTCTAAAATGAATACAGGATTCGAGTTAATGAATCTGATAAATCCTAAGTTAACGAACTAA
- a CDS encoding peptidase domain-containing ABC transporter, translating into MKLKKYKYVKQKDQKDCGPASIATVLKQYNSNVSIAKIREVSGTSDTGTNALGIVKGLEYFNFKVKSIKADMNIFKEKDLPYPAIAHIVKDKLLLHFIVILNVGKKKITIADPSEGVKKLTYEEFEEMWTGVVFFCLPNDNYEMVKDKNEQLEQIFKMIISDKKLITHIILASILVILIGIGTSFYFQTIIDSIIPSGAEKTLHIISIALIVSYIFQSLFEYIKNYMLAVLGNRMSIKVMLGYYRHVMNLPMNFFATRKSGEIVSRFMDASKVIDALGSVVLTSIIDVSMVLIVGAVLYFQNQTLFFVTVLTIPIYALIILSFIKWYEKANKQELQDNAHLNSYIIESLNGIETIKASQADESSVRKVDNLFLVYINSMMRTFNIDNLQTLLKRMIQLVSTGVILWIGATLVLDNELSIGQLITFNSLLVYFTDPLLNIINLQPRLQTAKVAAERLNDVMIIDSEMEENENKKISNDIIFDGDIELKDVSFNYPTRREVLKNINISISSAEKIAIVGKSGSGKSTLAKLLVSFYNTTKGEILFNKYNIEDVDKNYLRKKITLVPQKPFFFSGTIYENLTFGIDRDVNLEEIVEVCKKVQIHEFISSLPLRYNSYLEENGDNFSGGQQQRLALARALLRKSKVIILDEATSNVDQFTEKKIMNEILNDKDLTIIIIAHRLSILTNCDSIYVIKDNIIAENGTHKELIEKGGLYYDMWNI; encoded by the coding sequence ATGAAATTAAAAAAATATAAATATGTAAAGCAAAAAGATCAAAAAGACTGTGGTCCAGCTAGTATTGCAACAGTTCTAAAACAATATAACTCTAATGTAAGTATTGCAAAAATAAGAGAAGTGTCGGGAACTTCTGATACAGGAACTAATGCATTAGGGATTGTAAAAGGGTTGGAGTATTTTAATTTTAAGGTAAAATCCATAAAAGCTGATATGAATATCTTTAAAGAGAAAGATTTACCTTATCCTGCTATTGCTCACATAGTTAAAGATAAACTATTACTTCATTTTATTGTTATTTTAAATGTTGGAAAGAAAAAAATAACAATAGCGGACCCAAGTGAGGGAGTTAAGAAGTTAACCTATGAAGAATTTGAAGAAATGTGGACAGGAGTTGTATTTTTCTGTCTTCCAAATGATAACTATGAAATGGTAAAAGATAAAAATGAACAATTAGAGCAAATTTTTAAAATGATTATTAGTGATAAAAAATTAATAACCCATATAATACTAGCTTCTATACTTGTTATTTTAATTGGGATAGGAACTTCTTTTTACTTTCAAACTATTATTGACTCAATAATTCCTTCAGGTGCTGAAAAAACACTACATATTATATCTATTGCACTTATAGTATCATATATTTTTCAGTCTCTATTTGAATATATAAAGAATTATATGCTCGCAGTATTAGGAAATAGGATGAGTATCAAAGTAATGTTGGGTTATTATAGGCATGTAATGAATTTACCAATGAATTTTTTTGCTACTAGAAAATCGGGCGAAATAGTTTCAAGGTTTATGGATGCTAGTAAAGTTATAGATGCTTTGGGTAGTGTTGTTCTTACGAGTATTATTGATGTTTCTATGGTACTAATTGTTGGTGCAGTTCTTTACTTTCAAAATCAAACTTTATTTTTCGTTACCGTTTTAACAATTCCCATATATGCCTTAATAATTTTATCGTTTATAAAATGGTATGAGAAAGCTAACAAACAAGAATTACAAGATAATGCACATTTAAATTCATATATAATTGAGTCATTAAACGGTATAGAGACAATTAAAGCTTCACAAGCTGATGAATCATCAGTACGTAAAGTAGACAATTTATTTTTAGTATACATAAATTCTATGATGAGAACTTTTAATATAGATAATCTACAAACACTATTAAAGAGAATGATTCAGTTAGTAAGTACGGGAGTTATATTATGGATAGGTGCTACACTAGTTTTAGATAATGAACTTTCTATTGGTCAGTTGATAACATTTAATTCTTTATTGGTGTATTTTACTGACCCATTGTTAAATATAATAAATTTACAGCCTAGGTTGCAAACAGCAAAAGTTGCTGCAGAAAGGCTTAATGATGTGATGATAATTGATTCAGAAATGGAAGAAAACGAAAATAAAAAAATTTCAAATGATATTATATTTGATGGGGATATTGAATTAAAAGATGTATCCTTTAATTATCCTACAAGAAGAGAAGTATTAAAAAATATAAACATTAGTATAAGTTCAGCTGAAAAAATTGCTATCGTAGGTAAAAGTGGTTCTGGAAAGTCTACGTTAGCAAAATTATTAGTTTCTTTTTATAACACAACCAAAGGAGAAATATTGTTTAATAAATACAATATTGAGGATGTTGATAAAAACTATCTGAGAAAAAAAATAACGTTAGTACCTCAAAAACCCTTTTTTTTCAGTGGTACAATCTATGAAAATCTTACCTTTGGTATTGACAGAGATGTTAACTTAGAAGAGATTGTTGAAGTGTGTAAAAAAGTTCAAATTCATGAATTTATATCTAGTCTTCCTTTAAGATATAATTCTTATCTTGAAGAGAATGGAGATAATTTCTCTGGTGGTCAACAACAACGTTTAGCTTTAGCTAGAGCTTTGTTAAGAAAATCTAAGGTTATTATTTTGGACGAAGCAACTAGTAACGTGGATCAATTCACTGAAAAAAAGATAATGAACGAAATATTAAATGATAAAGATTTGACGATTATAATAATAGCACACAGGCTTTCTATATTAACAAACTGTGATTCTATTTATGTTATTAAGGACAATATTATTGCTGAGAATGGAACTCATAAGGAATTAATAGAAAAAGGTGGTTTATATTATGACATGTGGAATATTTAA
- a CDS encoding HlyD family efflux transporter periplasmic adaptor subunit, whose product MVDINSIKVESEIYKKKYSKTGLIIIYPFLIFIVVLLLFLFLADKEVYIEVPSSVNTYSSSTDIKSKVEGVVQSINVKNGDYVEAGDIIMEIDSQETKEEIKNIEQEIDRLNIEKSNIDNFKKSVVEKSNYLSEDNIEFQIMYNNYIIQTEKITLENRILTHKIEEVSNESIVEEYRLQQEINNKSQQELKYQLLIDSFQKEKNIIEKIDESLNTLSELESRRNNMILKSDDSGYVQFNNQVSIGSQIMAGDDLYTITTNDKSELYIQGLVSTDKISALNKGQKANFSIQNSIDKETNIVESEIINIGKTPVTTEEGNYYIIETDIIENDNLTLGMTGNLNIITDTVTYLDYFWNKLF is encoded by the coding sequence ATGGTTGATATAAACTCTATTAAAGTAGAAAGTGAGATATATAAAAAAAAATATAGCAAAACCGGATTAATTATAATCTATCCTTTTTTAATTTTTATAGTAGTTTTATTATTATTTTTATTTTTAGCTGATAAAGAAGTTTATATAGAAGTACCAAGTAGTGTGAACACTTATAGTTCTAGTACAGATATTAAATCAAAAGTAGAAGGGGTGGTTCAATCAATTAATGTTAAAAATGGAGATTATGTAGAAGCTGGGGATATAATTATGGAAATAGATTCTCAGGAAACTAAAGAAGAAATAAAAAATATTGAACAGGAAATAGATCGATTAAATATAGAAAAGAGTAATATTGATAATTTTAAAAAAAGTGTAGTTGAGAAATCAAACTATTTATCTGAAGATAACATAGAGTTTCAAATCATGTATAATAATTATATAATACAGACAGAAAAAATAACCCTTGAAAACCGTATTTTAACTCATAAAATTGAAGAGGTTTCTAATGAGAGTATAGTTGAAGAATATAGACTTCAACAAGAAATTAATAATAAATCTCAGCAAGAGCTAAAATATCAATTGTTAATAGACTCATTTCAAAAAGAAAAAAATATTATAGAAAAGATTGATGAAAGTTTAAATACATTAAGTGAACTTGAATCAAGAAGAAATAATATGATTTTAAAGAGTGATGACAGTGGCTATGTTCAATTTAATAATCAAGTTTCAATTGGTTCTCAGATTATGGCCGGAGATGATTTGTATACAATAACAACTAATGATAAATCCGAACTATATATACAGGGGTTAGTATCTACAGATAAAATTAGTGCATTGAATAAAGGGCAAAAAGCAAATTTCTCAATTCAAAATAGTATTGATAAAGAAACTAATATTGTAGAAAGTGAAATTATAAATATTGGTAAAACACCTGTAACAACTGAAGAAGGTAATTATTATATAATAGAGACGGATATTATAGAGAATGATAACCTAACTTTAGGCATGACAGGTAATTTAAATATAATAACTGATACCGTTACTTATTTAGATTATTTTTGGAATAAATTATTTTAG
- a CDS encoding class I SAM-dependent methyltransferase, with protein MKINESSLTSLIAAFGRAYHSQFDTPKIFNDYLAKDLFSQKEFNDIKANMVQGIQFFNKEIAQKFKDDTDEILKWITQVQLSPTPLARAAYCEKVLLNEVRLGLKQYVILGAGLDTFCFRHPEMKNKLEIFEIDHPSTQEFKKKKLDQARFKIPSNLHFIPMDFTKKFSYQSLIEEELDNHRTFFSLLGVSYYLTKEEIANLVDKLFTKIPSGSSIVFDYADEKLFKEKGMSNRVQNMVQMASASGEPMKSCFTYDEIEGLLENAGLLIYEHLSPVTINNRFFHNRNDYLSAFETIHYIHAVKK; from the coding sequence ATGAAAATAAATGAGTCGAGCTTAACATCATTAATAGCAGCTTTCGGTAGAGCTTATCATAGTCAATTTGATACACCTAAGATTTTTAATGATTATTTAGCTAAAGATTTATTTTCACAAAAAGAATTTAACGACATCAAAGCCAATATGGTTCAAGGCATACAGTTCTTCAACAAAGAAATCGCACAAAAATTTAAAGATGATACAGACGAAATACTAAAATGGATTACTCAGGTTCAACTTTCTCCAACACCTTTGGCACGAGCTGCGTATTGTGAAAAAGTATTACTTAATGAAGTCAGGCTAGGTTTAAAGCAATATGTCATACTTGGTGCCGGATTAGATACTTTTTGTTTCCGCCATCCAGAAATGAAAAACAAATTAGAAATATTTGAAATTGATCATCCAAGTACTCAGGAATTTAAAAAGAAAAAACTGGATCAAGCTAGGTTCAAAATTCCTAGTAATCTTCATTTTATTCCTATGGACTTTACCAAAAAGTTTTCCTATCAAAGCCTAATAGAGGAAGAGCTTGATAATCATAGAACTTTCTTTAGTCTTTTAGGTGTTTCTTATTATTTAACAAAAGAGGAAATTGCCAACTTGGTTGATAAATTATTCACTAAAATTCCATCTGGAAGTTCTATTGTTTTTGATTATGCAGATGAAAAACTTTTTAAAGAAAAAGGAATGTCTAATCGAGTGCAAAATATGGTTCAAATGGCTTCAGCTAGTGGTGAGCCAATGAAATCATGTTTTACTTATGATGAAATAGAGGGATTGTTAGAAAATGCAGGTTTACTTATCTATGAACATTTATCACCTGTTACGATCAATAATCGATTCTTTCATAATCGCAATGACTATTTGTCTGCTTTCGAAACGATTCATTACATCCATGCTGTAAAAAAATAA
- a CDS encoding ester cyclase gives MNGKEIYQNWMDAWNKDISFLNQITDENCVVHQARTDGKDSGSTKGLNALKDVIESAKDYFENVKMSLVVEPIEDGNYVSARWNFKGVYNGKMEEAKAERGKLVSFDGTDIFYIENNKIKEYWVSSDVIDFMNQLEVF, from the coding sequence ATGAACGGAAAAGAAATATATCAAAATTGGATGGATGCTTGGAACAAAGATATATCTTTTCTTAATCAAATTACAGATGAAAATTGTGTAGTTCATCAAGCTAGAACTGATGGTAAAGATTCAGGTAGTACAAAAGGGTTAAATGCTTTGAAAGATGTTATTGAATCAGCTAAAGACTATTTTGAAAATGTGAAAATGTCACTTGTAGTTGAACCTATAGAAGATGGAAATTATGTCTCTGCACGGTGGAATTTTAAAGGTGTTTATAATGGTAAAATGGAAGAAGCAAAAGCAGAAAGAGGAAAGTTAGTTTCCTTTGATGGAACCGATATTTTCTATATTGAAAATAATAAAATTAAAGAATATTGGGTTTCCTCTGACGTTATAGATTTTATGAACCAACTAGAAGTTTTTTAG
- a CDS encoding DUF1569 domain-containing protein has product MKNIFNQLHAEEIINRIDNLNSSSKPQWGKMDVAKMLAHCSSFQDIAMGNAFPSRGWLGILIGKFAKPIFYNDKPLARNMSTIPTILILDEKEFETEKEKLKQKILTFQNNGPQKCTNHPHPFFGKLTSEQWGKGIYKHLDHHLKQFGV; this is encoded by the coding sequence TTGAAAAATATTTTTAATCAATTGCATGCAGAGGAAATTATAAATCGTATTGATAATTTAAACTCATCTTCAAAACCGCAATGGGGTAAAATGGATGTTGCCAAAATGCTTGCACATTGCTCATCTTTTCAAGACATTGCAATGGGAAACGCTTTTCCTTCGAGAGGTTGGTTGGGGATATTAATTGGAAAGTTTGCGAAACCAATTTTTTATAACGACAAGCCATTAGCTCGAAACATGTCCACAATCCCTACTATTTTGATTCTAGACGAAAAAGAATTTGAAACAGAAAAAGAAAAACTAAAACAAAAGATTCTAACATTCCAAAATAATGGCCCTCAAAAGTGTACAAATCACCCACATCCTTTTTTCGGTAAACTTACTTCGGAGCAATGGGGAAAAGGGATTTATAAGCACCTTGACCATCACTTGAAGCAGTTTGGTGTTTAG